In Brevibacillus marinus, the genomic window AACCTGCCTTCCAGCAGCTGGGAAGCCACTGTATCCGGCCGCTCCGTATACTGCAGCTGCGGAAACGGCGAGCTGGTTTCATCTTCAATCATCTCTTCGATGTACCCGCTCTCCAAGACGCCGTCGATCTTGATGGAGCGCAGCCGCCTGCGCACTTCTTCGAGAACGGCCGGGTCGACCACTCCCTCAATGTAGGCCAAGACCACATTGGTCCTGGTATACCGGCCAATGATGAACGGCTCCATTTTGAGATGATGGGATTTGACGCGAAAGCGGATGAGCGCCGTGTTGGTCCGCAAGTTCTCGGTAAACCCCTCGCGCGGGCCGCGGATCGCCGCTTCCGTGTGCGGTTCTTCCACTGCCCGGCGCATCCCGCCCCGGACATTGAGGATGATCGCGTCACGGGCGCCGTCGCTGAGGAGAGCCGCGCTCCCTGCCAGCACCGCTTCGATCACGTCCCCGTATGTTTTCGCGCGGGATAGCTGGGAAATCGAGATCGCTTCCAACTCGGGGCGATCTTCTCCCGTCGGATCGGGCTTTAGCAGCGGGGTGAGGGCATGCTCCCGCAGAGCATCTGTTTCGACCAGACCGTCGATGAAGATCAGCAGGCAATCTTTTTTGTCACCCTTGTCGTGGATGACAAACTCGCGAAAAACCACATCAGAAGCGTGTTGGAACACGTGCTGCAGTTCGCTCCTGTCCGTCTTTAGCTGCCCCGCGAGCGGCTGATTCCACAACTCATCCTGTTCCTGTGGCGACTGCTCAGGTCTCGAGTTGGTCGCGCTGTCCCGTCGCTTCAGTTTTTTCCGCAGCCAATTGCTTTGCTTACCCACCTGCAACGTCTCCTAAAGGGATTTTCACGACTAAGTTTGAGCCTGGCTGGATGCTTTTATGCGAATTGGCGCAGACAGGTACGACATACCCTTTCAAGAGGCACCAAAAAAACGCCGGGACCAGGATCCCGACGTCATCGTTCAGTAGGGAATCTGTGCCGTCCGGGCCGGATCCTGCATGTCTGCCAGCGCGACAAACAGATTGGGCGGATATTCGGCCAGCCGATGGCACAAATACAGATACCACTCCGTGCCGTAGGTCAGATAGATTCGCAGCTTTACCCCCTGTTCAAGCAGCTGTTTGCTCAACTCCGGCTGAATGCCGTACAGCATCTCCATTTCCACAAACGGCAGGTGGAGATACCCCTTCTGTTCCATTAGCCGGATCAGTTGCGGATCGTGGGTGGCGATAGAGATGGGATGCTCAGCCGCTACACACCGTTCCACCAGCTGCAGATAGCGCAGGTTCAGTTCCTCTCCGCGCGGTAAGGCCACCTCGGCCGGTTCTTTGTACGCCCCTTTGACGAGGCGGATTCTGCCCGGCAGGGTCAGCAGCCGGGTCAAATCGGCGGGCGAACGGTGCAGATGAGCCTGCACGGTGATCCCAACATTGGCGTGGAGTGAAGCAATCTTTTGATAAAGCCGCAGGATCCGCTCCGTCTTGGCAGACTCCTCCATACTGATCATCAGCGTTACCCCTTGCAGGCTGGCTGCTTCCGCCATCTCCCGCAGGTGAGCCTCGGCCAAGCCAGGGTCAAGCGACAACCCGATGTGGGACAGGTCAAACGATACGGCAGCATCCACCTGCCGCCGCCCCGCTTCGTCAATCAGGCGCAAAAACGCAGCTTGCGCTTCTCTGCAGGCAGCCCTGTCCACTGTATTCTCGCCGATATACTCCAGGGAGACCCGGTACCCACAAGCCGACAAACGGTCCGCTGTCTCAAGCGCCGCTTCCGCTGTCTCACCGGTCACGAACCGGCGGGCTGCCGCGTAAAGCAGCCGGTAGAGCTCCGGTGACCGCTGGACGTACTCTTTGATCGCTTCGCTGCGGGCAATAGTCTTCAAAACATCGGCCACTATTTTCTGCTGGTCGTTGCAACTGTTCATGCCTGCTCTCCTCCTTCTCCTTTCATCGTGTCTGGACTGACTGCTACTACCGTACCATGCTAAACTGATGATGATCAGATCCACTTCCGCTAAAAAGCAGTGGTACCAATTCGAGGGGCTGGACATGCTGTGGCAAAGGGGGCGCTGCTTCCGTCACGGCGGCACCAGCGGTCTTTCCCCCTTCCGCCGCCGCGGAAACCGGACTTTAGGTTTGTCCATACCGGAAAACTGCCGGAATGTGCCGTGGCCATTCTCCACAACGACGTGCTGCCGTTCTATCGCAAACATGGACTAACGGTATCCGCCGTTCTCACGGACAATGGCCGGGAATTCTGTGGTAGGGGTACCCATTCGTATGAGCTGTACCTGGCTCAAAACGACTAATTGTCAGTCTGTGTTTCTCTCCACAGGAGCAAGTGGTACAAAACCGCCCTTTGCACCGATAAGGAACCTTTCGTGTGTGATGACAGCTTTCGCAGACAGCAACGAAAACACTTGCTTTGGATCCCCCACATTTACGAATTTAATTTACTTCCTTTAGCACCGCTGGCCGAATCCGCTTGCCATACTTCTTCACGAAGTTGTCCCGGTGTTTGTGTTCGTCCTGACATTACAAAAAAAGCCGACCGTACGCAGCACGGTCGACTCAGCGTGAAGACGAAGTAAAGTAACGGACGAAGGAGCGTCCCTTTTCCGAACGGAGCGACTTTTGCCAACCAACCTAGCGAAAGCCAAGCGAAACGGGGGCTTTCGGGCGCAAACGTGAGCTAACTTTCAGTGTGGCTCCTTTTTGCGCCCGCCCGCTTCGCTGGGCTGAAGCGGACAGATATGTTTCTCTGCAGGTTGGCAACGGAGTGAGGGAAGGAAAAGGGACGCCTTTTCCCACGCGCCGCACTTTGTCTACAGTTTGAGACGACCGTATGCAGCACGGTCGACTGTTAGCGGATCATCTTGCCCATTCTCCAGGCCGCTTCCATCAGAGGCGCGGAGATTTCCTGCATCTTCTCCATCGTCAAGCGGTTGGACGGCCCGGAGACGGCCAAGGCGGCGACCAGTCTGCCGTCGCGGTTGAAAATCGGAGCCGCCACTGCTGCCGCTCCCGCTTCCCGCTCTTCGACGCTGGTGGCATAGCCCAGTTTGCGGATCTGTTCCAGCTGTTCCACATACGCGGCCCGATCGACGCTGGCCGGCCAATCCGGATCGTTCAAAATCTCCGCGCGAGTCTTTTCGTCCGCATAAGCAACCAAGACCTTGCTGGAAGCGCCGACAGCCAGCGGCATGCGCGCTCCCACCGGAGCTACGCGCCGGATCGCTTGATTGCTCTGCACCGCCTGGATGCGAATCCGCTCATTCCCGTCGCGGACGTACAAACTGATCGTTTCACCCACCAGATCGCGCAAGCGTTCCATCTCCGGCAGCAGGATTTGCGCGGGATCATCAGAGCGTGACATGTTGGCGGACAATTCCCAGATGCGGAAGCCAAGGCGATATTTGTCCGTACGTGGATCCCGGACGACAAACCCTTTTCCCTCCAGCGACGCCAGCAGGCGGTGAACGGTACTTTTATGCAGCGAAATGCGCTTGGCAATGTCGCTCAATCCCAGTTCCGTCGCATCGGTAAAGCAGAGCAGGATATCCAGCGCCCGCTCGACAGCACGCACGGTTGATTTTTGTTCTTCCACAACGCTCACCCGCTTTCCCCCGCCAGTGTTCTGTTCCTGAAGCGCCAACGGTCATCTTGTTTCACTGGTTGAAATTTTGTTTTATAAATTAGTATACAGGAAAACCGGACCTTTTTGCACATTGCTGCGGAAAAGGGGAAGCGAAACGCCCTGCCTGATCACTCGTTTGTCCCTTGCGCCAGCGCTTTTGCATCCTCCGCGGTAATCAGCACCGTTCGCGGTTTTCCGCCGCTCTGCCCTGCCACGTATCCATCCGCTTCCATCATTTCGATCAGCCGGGCCGCCCGGTTGTAACCGATGCGGAACCGCCGCTGCAAAGCGGATGCGGAGGCCTGTCCTTGTTCGGCGACATGCACGAGCGCTTCCCAATAGAGCGGATCTTCCGCCGCGTCATACGTATGCACAGATTGTTCCAGCTCTTCCCTGGTAAACAGGTAGTCCGGTTTGCGCTGCTGCTTGATCATCTGCGTGACCCGTTCGATCTCGTCATCGGAGACGAAATTCCCCTGCAAGCGAACAGGAGCCGCGCCGCTCTCCAGAAAGAGCATATCGCCACGGCCCAACAGCCGCTCCGCGCCCGCCTGATCGAGGATGGTCCGTGAATCCACCTGAGAGAATACGGCAAACGCCAAACGCGTGGGCACGTTAGCCTTGATGTTGCCGGTGATCACATCGACAGACGGCCGCTGTGTGGCCAGCAGCAGGTGAATCCCGCAAGCTCTCGCTTTTTGCGCGATCCGGATAATCGCGTCCTCCACGTCCTGCGGCGCGACCATCATCAGGTCAGCCAACTCGTCAATCACGATGACGATGTACGGCAGAGACTCTTCCGCCATCCGGTTGTACCGCTCGATGTCCCGCGCACCTGCCTCGACGAACAGCGCGTACCGCCGCTCCATTTCTTCCACGGCCCACTTCAGCGCCGCGGTAGCCTGCTTGGCATCGGTTACGACGGGGGTCACCAGATGCGGCAGGTGGTTGTAAGGGGCCAGTTCCACCATCTTGGGGTCGATCAACAGCAGGCGCACCTGATCCGGCCGCGCTTTATACAGCAGACTGACAATGATGGAATTGATGCAGACGCTTTTCCCCGAACCGGTCGCGCCCGCGATTAAGCCGTGCGGCATTTTTTTGATATCGGCAACGATCGCTTCGCCGCCAATGTCCATCCCGAGCGCGACAGCCAGCGGGGATGGATGGTTGCGAAAGGCGGGCGAGCCGATGATCTGGCGGATGTACACCGGCATGCTTTTGCGATTGGGCACCTCGATGCCCACCGCATTGCGGCCGGGAATCGGCGCTTCAATCCGGATATCCTTGGCGCTGAGACTCAGCTTGATATCATCCGCCAGCCCGGTAATCTTGTTGACCTTTACCCCCGGTGCCGGCTGCAGTTCAAAACGGGTAACCGTCGGTCCGCGAACAATCCCCACTACCTGTGCCAGCACGTTGAAGTTGTGCAGCGTTTCTTCCAACAATCGTTTCTGCTCGAGCGTGGACGCCTCATCGGCCGCTTCCGTCTGCGGCGGCAGCTGCAGCAGGTGGAGCGGGGGAAAGCGGTAGGTGGCGTCCGCGCGCTCCGCAGGCGGTTCGCCGAAGCTGCTGGCAGCGCTCGCTCCAGCGGCTGGTGGACGATCAAGCACCAAACGCGGTTCCGCTAGCAGCAGCTGCTGGTCGTGCGTTGGGACGGCAGCGGCGACTTCTTGCTCGCCAGCGGCGACCGCTTGCTCGGCAGCCGCTTCGCGCTCGCCCGCCGGCGCGGCTGGAGCAGCCGCATCCATTGCCGCACCCGCGGCGGAGGCGACAGGTTCCGCTGCGGACGTTTCGCCTGCGTCTGCGCAGCTCCCTGCTTGCGTCCCGGCGACTCCTCTCCCTTCGTCCAGGGTTGTTTCGCTGTACGAGCTTTCCGCAGCTCCTCCGACGGCTGGCGGCGCAACCGGCTCATCGCCCTCACCGTTCACCCCTTCCGCGGATGCTGACAGCAGGGCGCTGTCCGTCGTGAAAAGGAGCGATCCGGGCTGCTTGTGACGGTCAACCAATCCGGTATCCGCCTCGCCCTTGTCGAACCCGCTTTCTGCAGCTGCGTCGTGCCTCCCGCTGACCCCCTCCTCCGCAGTCGGGACAGCGGGAGGAACCGGTTCGCTTCCTTGCCCCTCTCTGTGCGGCGCTTCGCTCTGCTCAGCGGCGGGGGCCAGCTGCGTGCTTTCCGACGGTCGGAATCCCCGCTCATACGGCCGGTTCGGATCGATTCTTCCGTATATAGGAGAGAGAATGTCTGACTGAATTTGCTCGTGAACACTCGCCTCCGGTGCTTGCTTGGACTTTGCCGGCGCTTGCCGAAACAACTCGTACGGCGTTGGCTGCTCGTCACGAACAGATGCTGTTCGCCTTGGCTCGTCCGGAATGACAGGAAAGCGAAACCGCCCGCGCCGCGCAGTAAGCCGCTCTTCAGGCGGGGCCTCTCTGTGTCTTTGCCGCTCCCGCGGATAGATCGCTTTCGCGCGAGCCTGCAGCGGGCGCGGCTTCACCGCCCTGACGTCATCTCCCTCCGGACGCTGTTTTCCTTCTGCCTCGTTCACCAGCAGCCTCCAGAGTTTGTGCAACCACTTCCACATCTTGTTTCGTCCTTTCTTGCTCATTGCCACAGCAGAATTGTTCCCGTATTAGCTTTTTTTATCTTATCATGAATTGCCAACCAATTTTCCTCTCTCCAGATATTTTATCATTCCCGAAACTTTTCGCAGCTTGAGGCGTATACACACATGTGGGTGTCGATCAGCTCATGGGTTCCCGATCGGTGTAGCCAAAGACGGAACCAAAAAAACAAAGGAAAGAGGTGTATCACATGTTCTGGAAGAAAGGTGCCGCGCTTTTCCTTGCCGCCATGCTGCTGCTTGCGGGCTGCTCCGGAGAAGCGTCGCTCGTCCGTGATGCGGTAGTCGCGTCGCTGGACAACCCGAACTACGACTACCAAGGAACGCTGAAGGTGACAGGCAACTTCGAGGAACTGCTCAGCCTGTCCGGCGAAGGGGCAGACGGAAGGGTCAAAGCGGTCCTCGACGCGTTGGAAGCGGGAGTGACGTTCAGTGGATCGCAGCTTGATCTCAATCGGGCCAAGGTGGTACTGGAA contains:
- a CDS encoding spore germination protein encodes the protein MKRRDSATNSRPEQSPQEQDELWNQPLAGQLKTDRSELQHVFQHASDVVFREFVIHDKGDKKDCLLIFIDGLVETDALREHALTPLLKPDPTGEDRPELEAISISQLSRAKTYGDVIEAVLAGSAALLSDGARDAIILNVRGGMRRAVEEPHTEAAIRGPREGFTENLRTNTALIRFRVKSHHLKMEPFIIGRYTRTNVVLAYIEGVVDPAVLEEVRRRLRSIKIDGVLESGYIEEMIEDETSSPFPQLQYTERPDTVASQLLEGRFAILVDGTPFVITGPITFWQMLQASEDYYERFIIGNLIRWLRFQFLLIALYTPALYIAITTYHHEMLPTTLMLSIATARESIPFPAVIEAMLMEISFEALREAGIRLPRTIGQAVSILGALVIGQAAVEAGIVSAPMVIIVALTGIASFTIPRFNFAISFRMLRFPMMILAGVFGLFGIVFGTVLLVLHLCHLRSFGVPYLSGVAPMKKREQKDIFIRVPWWRMVTRPSTYAKSNLRRMEKGMEPKPPQEGGS
- a CDS encoding proline dehydrogenase family protein; the protein is MNSCNDQQKIVADVLKTIARSEAIKEYVQRSPELYRLLYAAARRFVTGETAEAALETADRLSACGYRVSLEYIGENTVDRAACREAQAAFLRLIDEAGRRQVDAAVSFDLSHIGLSLDPGLAEAHLREMAEAASLQGVTLMISMEESAKTERILRLYQKIASLHANVGITVQAHLHRSPADLTRLLTLPGRIRLVKGAYKEPAEVALPRGEELNLRYLQLVERCVAAEHPISIATHDPQLIRLMEQKGYLHLPFVEMEMLYGIQPELSKQLLEQGVKLRIYLTYGTEWYLYLCHRLAEYPPNLFVALADMQDPARTAQIPY
- a CDS encoding IclR family transcriptional regulator; translation: MEEQKSTVRAVERALDILLCFTDATELGLSDIAKRISLHKSTVHRLLASLEGKGFVVRDPRTDKYRLGFRIWELSANMSRSDDPAQILLPEMERLRDLVGETISLYVRDGNERIRIQAVQSNQAIRRVAPVGARMPLAVGASSKVLVAYADEKTRAEILNDPDWPASVDRAAYVEQLEQIRKLGYATSVEEREAGAAAVAAPIFNRDGRLVAALAVSGPSNRLTMEKMQEISAPLMEAAWRMGKMIR
- a CDS encoding DNA translocase FtsK, whose product is MWKWLHKLWRLLVNEAEGKQRPEGDDVRAVKPRPLQARAKAIYPRERQRHREAPPEERLTARRGRFRFPVIPDEPRRTASVRDEQPTPYELFRQAPAKSKQAPEASVHEQIQSDILSPIYGRIDPNRPYERGFRPSESTQLAPAAEQSEAPHREGQGSEPVPPAVPTAEEGVSGRHDAAAESGFDKGEADTGLVDRHKQPGSLLFTTDSALLSASAEGVNGEGDEPVAPPAVGGAAESSYSETTLDEGRGVAGTQAGSCADAGETSAAEPVASAAGAAMDAAAPAAPAGEREAAAEQAVAAGEQEVAAAVPTHDQQLLLAEPRLVLDRPPAAGASAASSFGEPPAERADATYRFPPLHLLQLPPQTEAADEASTLEQKRLLEETLHNFNVLAQVVGIVRGPTVTRFELQPAPGVKVNKITGLADDIKLSLSAKDIRIEAPIPGRNAVGIEVPNRKSMPVYIRQIIGSPAFRNHPSPLAVALGMDIGGEAIVADIKKMPHGLIAGATGSGKSVCINSIIVSLLYKARPDQVRLLLIDPKMVELAPYNHLPHLVTPVVTDAKQATAALKWAVEEMERRYALFVEAGARDIERYNRMAEESLPYIVIVIDELADLMMVAPQDVEDAIIRIAQKARACGIHLLLATQRPSVDVITGNIKANVPTRLAFAVFSQVDSRTILDQAGAERLLGRGDMLFLESGAAPVRLQGNFVSDDEIERVTQMIKQQRKPDYLFTREELEQSVHTYDAAEDPLYWEALVHVAEQGQASASALQRRFRIGYNRAARLIEMMEADGYVAGQSGGKPRTVLITAEDAKALAQGTNE